A region of Mauremys mutica isolate MM-2020 ecotype Southern chromosome 2, ASM2049712v1, whole genome shotgun sequence DNA encodes the following proteins:
- the LOC123365069 gene encoding transmembrane protein 14C-like produces the protein MGLDWIGFGYAALVTSGGIIGYAKAGSVPSLAAGLLFGSLAGLGAYQLSQNPKNVWLSLIASGTLTGVMGMRFYNSGKVMPAGLIAGASLLMVGRLGLKMIEKPHGP, from the exons ATGGGTTTGGACTGGATAGGCTTTGGCTATGCAGCATTGGTTACATCAGGTGGAATAATTGGCTACGCAAAAGCAG GTAGTGTCCCATCTCTAGCTGCTGGTCTTCTTTTCGGGAGCTTAGCTGGACTGGGTGCTTATCAGCTGTCTCAGAATCCAAAAAATGTGTGGCTTTCTCTGA TTGCATCTGGAACACTGACTGGAGTTATGGGAATGAGATTTTACAACTCTGGAAAAGTCATGCCTGCAGGTTTAATTGCTGGTGCCAG TCTGTTAATGGTTGGGAGACTTGGACTGAAGATGATTGAAAAGCCCCATGGTCCATAA